The Nicotiana tabacum cultivar K326 chromosome 14, ASM71507v2, whole genome shotgun sequence genome contains a region encoding:
- the LOC142168778 gene encoding oil body-associated protein 2C-like: MDSRELILGVEYIISDRIFETLPHEKQKLWHSHAHEIKSGLWVNPRVPEMVVRPELENLTKTNGKFWCTWQTDRARGDRKKLCQSDLLRST; the protein is encoded by the exons ATGGATTCACGTGAACTCATACTCG GAGTGGAGTATATAATATCTGATCGTATTTTCGAAACTTTGCCTCATGAAAAACAGAAACTTTGGCATTCTCATGCTCATGAG ATCAAATCAGGACTTTGGGTAAATCCTAGAGTACCAGAAATGGTTGTTAGGCCTGAGCTGGAGAATCTTACCAAGACCAATGGCAAATTTTGGTGTACATGGCAAACTGATAGAG CACGGGGGGATAGAAAGAAGCTCTGTCAGTCAGACCTCCTCAGAAGTACGTGA
- the LOC107774002 gene encoding protein NRT1/ PTR FAMILY 4.5-like — protein MDKTQLLEGKVDWRGRIATKDKHGGQGPSSLILGTFACENMASFVLGVTLVTYFNGVMHYDVADAATQVTNYSGTSYILTVLVAILADTYIGRFKAVLISCWIEFLGLGLLAFQAHYPKYKPPQNCNILDPTSTCEKVAGKNAAFLFIALYLVALGSAGVKSALPSHGADQFDENDKKEALQMSSFFNWLLLAVCIGGSISTTFIVWIQENKGWDWGFFVSTLAMFLGAIIFCLGLPWYRIFVIKGSSAITEIFQVYVAAVRNRNLQLPEDSADLYEINEDNEAAIPAEFLPHTNTYKFLDKAAIQISQQQSEKPNPWKLCRVTQVENAKILLSMIPVFCCTIIMTLCLAQLQTFSIQQGFTMDTRITNKFHIPPASLPIIPIIFLIIIIPVYDQIIVPILRKFTGIPTGITYLQRVGVGLVLSALSMTAASILEVKRKQVARDNNMLDAIPVLQPLPISVFWLSIQFFIFGIADMFTYVGLLEFFYSQAPKELKSVSSCFLWTSMSIGYFLSSIVVKIVNKATQKITNSGGWLVGNNFNRNHLNLFYLMLAVLSMVNFGIYLIVASRYKYRVQKSASDLDDSRVYALKEMKKSQEEN, from the exons ATG GATAAGACTCAACTTCTTGAAGGAAAGGTGGATTGGAGAGGAAGAATAGCTACTAAGGATAAACATGGAGGACAAGGTCCTTCCTCACTCATTTTAG GTACATTTGCTTGTGAGAACATGGCATCATTTGTGTTGGGAGTAACTTTGGTAACTTATTTCAATGGAGTGATGCATTATGATGTAGCTGATGCAGCAACTCAAGTTACCAACTACTCAGGGACCAGTTATATTCTTACTGTCCTTGTGGCTATCCTAGCAGATACTTATATTGGCAGATTTAAAGCTGTTCTTATTTCATGTTGGATTGAGTTCTTG GGACTAGGACTGCTAGCATTTCAAGCACACTACCCAAAATACAAACCACCACAAAACTGCAACATTCTTGATCCAACATCAACATGTGAAAAGGTTGCTGGAAAAAATGCAGCCTTCCTTTTTATTGCTCTTTATTTAGTAGCCCTTGGATCAGCAGGAGTCAAATCTGCATTGCCATCACATGGTGCTGACCAATTTGATGAGAATGACAAAAAAGAAGCATTGCAAATGTCAAGTTTCTTCAATTGGCTTTTGTTAGCAGTGTGCATTGGTGGTTCAATTAGTACAACATTTATTGTTTGGATTCAAGAAAATAAAGGATGGGATTGGGGATTTTTTGTTAGCACATTGGCTATGTTCTTGGGTGCAATAATCTTTTGTCTTGGATTACCATGGTATAGAATATTTGTTATTAAGGGAAGCAGTGCCATCACAGAAATTTTCCAG GTATATGTTGCAGCCGTACGAAACAGAAACCTTCAACTTCCTGAGGATTCTGCTGATCTCTATGAGATCAATGAGGATAATGAAGCTGCAATTCCAGCAGAATTTTTACCTCACACTAATACATACAA GTTCTTGGACAAAGCAGCTATTCAGATATCACAACAACAATCTGAAAAACCAAATCCATGGAAACTTTGCAGAGTTACACAAGTAGAAAATGCAAAAATCCTACTAAGTATGATACCAGTCTTTTGTTGTACAATAATCATGACACTTTGTCTTGCCCAACTCCAAACATTTTCTATTCAACAAGGTTTCACAATGGACACAAGAATCACAAATAAATTCCACATACCACCTGCTTCATTACCAATTATCCCTATTATTTTCTTGATCATAATTATCCCCGTCTACGATCAAATCATCGTTCCAATTTTACGAAAATTTACAGGCATCCCAACAGGCATAACGTATTTACAACGAGTCGGGGTTGGTTTAGTCCTCTCTGCTTTATCTATGACAGCAGCATCCATCTTAGAAGTTAAACGCAAACAAGTAGCACGTGACAACAACATGCTCGACGCCATCCCCGTGTTGCAACCATTACCAATTAGTGTGTTTTGGCTTTCAATTCAATTTTTCATATTTGGGATAGCTGATATGTTTACTTATGTGGGGCTTCTTGAATTCTTCTATTCTCAAGCACCAAAGGAGTTGAAGTCAGTTTCATCTTGTTTTCTTTGGACTTCAATGTCAATAGGGTATTTCTTGAGTTCTATAGTTGTGAAAATTGTGAACAAGGCAAcacaaaaaattacaaatagtGGGGGTTGGTTAGTTGGGAATAATTTCAATAGGAATCACTTGAATTTGTTTTATTTGATGTTGGCTGTGTTGTCTATGGTCAATTTTGGCATATATTTGATTGTTGCTAGCAGGTATAAGTATAGGGTACAGAAAAGTGCTAGTGATTTGGATGATAGCAGAGTATATGCTTTAAAGGAAATGAAGAAGTCACAAGAggaaaattga